Proteins co-encoded in one Flavobacterium sp. M31R6 genomic window:
- a CDS encoding response regulator transcription factor produces the protein MKILIVEDEIGIANFLKQGLEEEGYEVVVANDGKSGLESAINQKVDIILLDWILPQMLGIDVCKEIRKEDSKTPILFLTAKDTIQETIEGLKAGANDYIKKPFSFDELVERIKIHFRNENQNEVLTLGKIKITPSKHQVTANDIEVSLTQREYELLNYLIKNKGKVCTRNEIINDVWDIHFEYDTGVIDVFMNAIRKKLNLSKEEDLIKTIRGVGYIANDIN, from the coding sequence ATGAAAATTTTAATTGTAGAAGATGAAATTGGAATTGCTAATTTTCTAAAACAAGGTTTGGAAGAGGAAGGCTATGAAGTAGTAGTAGCGAATGATGGAAAATCAGGACTCGAAAGTGCTATTAACCAAAAAGTGGATATTATTTTGCTGGATTGGATTTTACCTCAAATGTTAGGAATTGACGTATGTAAAGAAATCCGAAAAGAAGATTCGAAAACACCTATTTTGTTTTTAACCGCCAAAGATACCATTCAGGAAACAATTGAAGGTCTGAAAGCTGGAGCCAATGATTATATCAAAAAACCATTTAGTTTTGATGAATTGGTAGAACGTATCAAAATTCATTTTAGAAATGAAAACCAAAATGAAGTGCTTACGCTTGGAAAAATTAAAATTACCCCGTCCAAACATCAAGTGACAGCAAATGACATAGAAGTTTCGCTTACACAAAGAGAGTACGAGTTACTTAATTACTTGATAAAAAATAAAGGTAAAGTGTGTACAAGAAATGAAATTATTAATGATGTTTGGGATATACATTTTGAGTACGATACAGGAGTAATCGATGTTTTTATGAATGCTATCCGAAAAAAACTCAATTTAAGTAAAGAAGAAGATCTTATAAAAACCATTCGAGGTGTCGGGTACATAGCAAACGATATAAATTAA
- a CDS encoding DUF3570 domain-containing protein, with protein MKIIKVLFLFLFLIASISYGQEKDSTVVFKKRVLESTEVDFLASYYDQDGIHSAVSGGIGSEKLNDFATNITVAMPLNDDDVLTVDLGLSAYSSASSSNINPFNSTSTGASGSSGGDDDNGTNFSNPTPWLASSGASKSDQLLSAVATYTHNSDDRNFIWNGDVSFSNEFDYTSVGFGGGVTKLFNDKNTEVSLKGNVYLDQWRPIYPTELHEYSLYGSNFQNQGYLNGVTILDQNGQPSKDYLPSKFETISSVNRNSYSASFAFSQVLTKNFQFSVFFDVLQQQGLLSTPYHRTYFADKSHYYIGQPQYINEYTSPSNVGVYELADDIERLPDNRFKLPIGARFNYYINEHFIVRTYYRYYTDDWDLKAHTFNIEIPVKISDKFTAYPMYRYYTQTQAKYFAPYQTHLSTEQFYTSDFDLSTFSANQYGFGVSYTDLFTKAQIFSFGLKNIDFRFNHYVRSDGLTANIGTIGFKFVFQ; from the coding sequence ATGAAAATTATAAAAGTATTATTTCTTTTTCTCTTCTTAATAGCTTCTATTTCTTACGGGCAAGAGAAAGATTCAACCGTTGTATTTAAAAAGAGAGTTTTAGAAAGTACCGAAGTTGATTTTTTGGCCAGTTATTATGATCAAGATGGGATCCATTCTGCAGTTTCAGGAGGAATAGGTTCTGAAAAGTTGAATGATTTTGCTACCAATATTACCGTTGCTATGCCATTGAATGATGATGATGTATTAACTGTAGATTTAGGTTTGTCAGCATATTCATCGGCTTCATCCAGTAATATCAATCCATTTAATTCCACTTCTACTGGTGCCTCTGGATCATCTGGTGGTGATGATGATAATGGAACTAATTTTAGCAATCCAACTCCTTGGTTAGCCTCATCTGGAGCTTCAAAAAGTGACCAGTTATTATCGGCAGTAGCCACTTATACACATAACAGTGACGATCGAAATTTTATTTGGAATGGAGATGTTTCCTTTTCTAATGAATTCGATTATACATCAGTTGGTTTTGGCGGTGGAGTTACCAAGCTTTTTAATGATAAAAACACAGAAGTAAGTTTGAAAGGTAATGTTTATCTCGATCAGTGGAGACCAATTTATCCAACAGAGCTTCATGAATATTCCCTTTACGGATCAAATTTTCAAAACCAAGGATATCTCAATGGTGTAACTATTTTGGATCAAAATGGTCAGCCTTCAAAAGATTATTTACCTTCCAAGTTTGAAACCATTAGTTCTGTTAACAGGAATTCTTATTCGGCTTCATTCGCTTTTTCTCAAGTGCTGACAAAAAACTTCCAGTTTTCGGTGTTTTTTGATGTATTGCAGCAACAAGGTTTATTGTCAACCCCATACCACAGAACCTATTTTGCTGATAAATCGCATTATTACATTGGTCAGCCACAATATATAAACGAGTATACGAGTCCAAGTAATGTCGGTGTTTACGAGCTGGCTGACGATATTGAAAGGCTTCCCGATAATCGTTTTAAGTTGCCTATTGGTGCCCGTTTCAATTATTATATTAATGAACATTTTATTGTTAGAACATATTATAGGTATTATACTGATGATTGGGATCTAAAAGCTCATACCTTTAACATAGAAATACCAGTAAAAATTTCAGATAAATTCACTGCTTACCCTATGTATCGTTATTATACACAAACCCAAGCCAAGTATTTTGCTCCTTATCAGACGCATTTGTCAACAGAGCAATTTTATACTTCTGATTTTGATTTGTCAACGTTTTCGGCTAATCAATATGGTTTTGGAGTTTCATATACTGATCTTTTTACAAAAGCCCAGATATTTTCTTTTGGATTAAAAAATATAGATTTCAGGTTCAATCATTATGTGAGAAGTGACGGTTTAACTGCAAATATTGGTACTATTGGATTTAAATTTGTGTTTCAATAA
- a CDS encoding DUF4266 domain-containing protein, with protein sequence MKKVVLVIMVIVLQSCNSVKEYQKVNINDPEMKLGAKTTERYETTFQVYREAAAGANGGKSGGGCGCN encoded by the coding sequence ATGAAGAAAGTTGTATTAGTAATAATGGTCATTGTTTTACAGTCCTGTAATTCGGTTAAAGAATACCAAAAAGTGAATATCAATGATCCTGAGATGAAATTGGGAGCAAAGACAACAGAACGGTATGAGACTACTTTTCAGGTGTATAGAGAGGCTGCGGCTGGAGCTAATGGAGGTAAATCGGGTGGAGGTTGCGGTTGTAATTAG
- a CDS encoding FAD:protein FMN transferase → MKKILSLVFLFAAFSSFAQIIHKRKLSMLGSPFEMTVVAKDTTEANIYINMAVGEVRRIENEISDWIPTTPISEVSRNAGIKPVKVPVEVFDLVERAIKVSEITSGAFDISYASMDKIWKFDGSMKEMPTPEAIKKSVEKIGYKNIILDKKEHTIFLKMEGMKLGLGGIGQGYIADKIHVLLMSKGCNSGLVNVSGDIFAWGTQPNGKPWTVGIVNPLNKNKIFATFPLENSAVETSGSYEKFVIFDGKRYSHIIDPRTGYPAMGVVSVSVFAKQTEIADALATGIFVLGVDVGLDLVNQLKGIECIIVDDKGKIFASKGIDIKKYNK, encoded by the coding sequence ATGAAAAAAATACTATCTCTTGTTTTTTTGTTTGCTGCATTCTCATCCTTTGCACAAATAATCCATAAGCGAAAATTATCAATGTTGGGCAGCCCATTTGAGATGACGGTTGTGGCCAAAGATACTACTGAAGCCAATATTTACATCAACATGGCGGTTGGTGAAGTAAGAAGAATTGAAAATGAAATCTCGGATTGGATTCCAACAACTCCCATTTCAGAAGTCAGCAGAAACGCTGGGATAAAACCTGTAAAAGTGCCTGTTGAAGTCTTTGATTTGGTGGAAAGAGCAATTAAAGTTTCGGAAATTACATCTGGAGCATTTGATATTTCCTATGCTTCCATGGATAAAATTTGGAAGTTTGATGGTTCTATGAAAGAAATGCCAACACCGGAAGCCATTAAGAAATCGGTAGAAAAAATTGGTTATAAGAATATTATTTTAGACAAAAAGGAGCATACCATTTTCTTGAAAATGGAAGGAATGAAATTAGGTCTTGGAGGTATAGGTCAGGGCTACATTGCCGATAAAATTCATGTTTTGTTGATGTCAAAAGGTTGTAATTCTGGATTGGTAAATGTTTCTGGCGATATTTTTGCCTGGGGTACACAGCCTAATGGAAAACCTTGGACTGTTGGAATAGTGAATCCATTGAACAAAAATAAAATTTTTGCCACTTTCCCGTTGGAAAACAGTGCAGTAGAAACATCGGGAAGTTATGAGAAGTTCGTCATTTTTGACGGGAAAAGATATTCACATATTATAGATCCTAGAACGGGTTATCCGGCTATGGGGGTTGTAAGTGTATCCGTATTTGCCAAACAAACCGAAATTGCAGATGCTCTGGCAACGGGAATTTTTGTTTTGGGGGTTGATGTAGGTTTGGATTTAGTCAATCAACTCAAAGGAATTGAATGTATTATTGTTGATGATAAAGGTAAAATCTTTGCGTCAAAAGGTATAGATATTAAGAAATACAATAAATAA
- a CDS encoding thioredoxin family protein, with protein MKSIITFFLLITVSVGYSQNWNTNFEDVKVKAEKENKNILLVFSGSDWCGPCIKLDKVVWQSPEFQAESDKNWVVYKADFPKKKANQLSPELTESNNKLAEKYNKNGSFPLVLLLDKKGKVLGITGFKNVSAQDYIKLIHSFEK; from the coding sequence ATGAAATCCATAATCACTTTCTTTTTGTTAATTACAGTAAGCGTTGGTTATTCCCAAAATTGGAATACCAACTTTGAAGATGTAAAAGTAAAAGCCGAAAAAGAAAATAAAAACATTTTGCTGGTTTTCTCTGGTTCAGATTGGTGTGGCCCTTGCATAAAATTGGATAAAGTAGTTTGGCAATCACCCGAATTTCAAGCCGAATCCGATAAAAATTGGGTTGTTTATAAAGCGGATTTTCCAAAGAAAAAAGCCAATCAACTTTCACCAGAATTAACAGAAAGCAATAATAAATTAGCTGAAAAATACAATAAGAACGGTAGTTTTCCATTGGTCTTGCTTTTGGATAAAAAAGGAAAAGTACTTGGAATTACAGGTTTCAAAAATGTCTCTGCACAAGACTATATTAAACTCATTCATTCATTCGAAAAATAA
- a CDS encoding LTA synthase family protein — protein sequence MNFLKKFSPFYNLALFYILVSFVLRIVLVFHPITQTSFSFIDSLKIFSMGLISDTFVFVIATGFLWLYLIFISNSKYYKPYGYIIFGFLVALLFYVASGKTILNEYGGALPKIGMIFVGIKTLLFGLLLFLPKYRSKIRFWLFTFVMFLYVVLILQNGISEYFFWNEFGVKYNFIAVNYLVYTNEVIGNIMESYPVIPLFSALFLIAGTVTYFIVKRTRNYIDDIPTFNDKLKLSAIYLALFGVSLLAVPYLAKKENSQNVFANELQSNGMYRFYLAFMNSELDYFKFYKTMPENEAFALLDKQIPSISGISTIRQIQSNTAENTKNVVLITIESYSADFMKAYGNKQNITPFLDSIAQKSLLFTNLYAVGNRTVRGLEAVTLCFPPTAGESVVKREDNKNKFSTGALFKQKGYNVKFLYGGDAFFDNMEDFFSGNGYDIVDKKSFTPEEVTFANIWGVCDEDMANKAIKVMNEEAKTGKPFFNHWMTVSNHRPFTYPNDKIDIPGDAKSRDGGVKYTDYALRKFFAMASKQPWFKNTVFVILADHCASSAGKTELPVDKYRIPAMIYSPGFIEPQKYTNVMSQIDVMPTLFGLLHFNYQSKFYGQDVLKSDYKPRALIATYQDLGLIKDNVLTILSPKQTVKQFQLTLKPDQKTASDFQIYYDQIPLTNKRTDLINETISYYQTASDILKKKKYQVIVD from the coding sequence ATGAATTTTTTAAAAAAGTTTTCCCCTTTTTATAACCTTGCTCTTTTTTATATCCTTGTAAGCTTTGTTTTAAGAATTGTTTTGGTCTTCCATCCCATTACACAAACCTCTTTTTCTTTTATCGATAGTTTGAAAATCTTTTCAATGGGATTGATTTCGGACACTTTTGTGTTTGTGATAGCAACCGGTTTTTTATGGCTGTACCTTATTTTTATATCCAATTCAAAATATTATAAGCCTTATGGTTATATTATATTTGGATTCTTGGTGGCATTATTGTTTTATGTTGCATCGGGAAAAACAATTCTGAATGAATATGGTGGAGCGTTGCCAAAAATTGGGATGATTTTTGTGGGTATCAAGACTTTGCTTTTTGGTTTGTTGCTTTTTTTACCAAAATACAGAAGCAAAATCAGATTTTGGTTATTCACTTTTGTGATGTTTTTATATGTTGTCCTTATTCTTCAAAACGGGATTAGTGAATACTTCTTCTGGAATGAATTTGGGGTTAAATATAATTTCATAGCCGTAAATTATTTGGTTTACACCAATGAAGTAATCGGAAATATCATGGAATCTTACCCTGTAATTCCTTTGTTTTCGGCATTATTTCTAATAGCGGGTACAGTAACTTATTTTATTGTCAAAAGAACGAGAAACTACATTGATGACATTCCAACTTTTAATGATAAATTAAAATTATCTGCAATATATCTAGCCTTATTTGGTGTTTCCTTGTTGGCAGTTCCTTATTTAGCCAAAAAAGAAAATTCCCAAAATGTATTTGCCAATGAACTACAGTCAAATGGGATGTACCGTTTTTACTTGGCCTTTATGAACAGTGAATTGGATTATTTTAAATTTTATAAAACAATGCCCGAAAATGAAGCTTTTGCTTTGCTGGACAAACAAATACCTTCTATATCTGGGATATCGACCATAAGACAAATACAAAGCAACACGGCTGAAAATACTAAAAATGTAGTTTTAATCACTATTGAAAGTTACAGTGCTGATTTTATGAAAGCATACGGAAACAAGCAAAATATCACTCCATTCCTAGATAGTATTGCTCAAAAAAGTTTGTTGTTTACCAATTTATACGCTGTTGGAAACAGAACCGTTCGTGGTCTTGAAGCAGTAACTTTATGCTTTCCTCCTACTGCCGGAGAAAGTGTAGTAAAAAGGGAGGACAACAAAAACAAATTCTCTACTGGAGCTCTTTTTAAACAAAAAGGATACAATGTGAAATTTCTTTACGGAGGAGATGCCTTTTTTGATAATATGGAAGATTTCTTTTCTGGAAATGGTTATGACATTGTCGATAAAAAATCATTTACACCCGAAGAAGTTACTTTTGCCAATATTTGGGGCGTTTGTGACGAGGACATGGCCAATAAAGCCATAAAAGTGATGAATGAAGAAGCTAAAACAGGTAAACCCTTTTTTAATCACTGGATGACCGTGAGTAATCACCGTCCTTTTACTTATCCTAACGATAAAATTGATATTCCTGGCGACGCAAAATCTCGCGACGGTGGCGTAAAATATACGGATTACGCTTTGAGAAAATTCTTTGCAATGGCGAGCAAACAACCTTGGTTCAAAAATACCGTGTTTGTAATACTTGCCGATCACTGTGCTTCGAGTGCTGGAAAAACTGAACTTCCTGTTGATAAATACAGAATCCCGGCCATGATTTATAGCCCAGGTTTTATTGAGCCCCAAAAGTATACTAATGTAATGTCTCAAATAGACGTTATGCCGACGCTTTTTGGATTATTGCATTTTAATTACCAAAGTAAATTTTACGGACAGGATGTTTTGAAATCCGATTATAAACCAAGAGCATTGATTGCAACTTATCAGGATTTGGGATTAATAAAAGACAATGTTTTGACTATACTTTCTCCAAAACAAACCGTAAAACAGTTTCAATTGACTTTGAAACCGGATCAAAAAACAGCTTCAGACTTTCAAATTTATTACGATCAAATTCCTTTGACCAACAAGAGAACTGATCTTATAAACGAAACCATATCTTATTATCAAACGGCTTCGGACATATTGAAGAAAAAGAAATACCAAGTGATTGTTGATTAA
- a CDS encoding zinc dependent phospholipase C family protein has product MKNFKLKQSVLTFSAIGVAFITLSWGIFGHEHINNAAVMALPKPMQTFFYNHLDFITQESTVPDLRKYTLRDKAENPRHFMDLENFGDVESIPLPFEEAKKKYDEKFLADNGILPWYIQEVMTKLTKAMKDKRKTEILFLAADLAHYIGDANMPLHTSANHDGQLTNQKGIHSMFESRIPEMFGKNYNYYTGEAKYVDNVEKATWDMLKDSHSQVEPLLLIDRKLRATFTPETLYNKDEKGNIAKNKFGDLIYSKEYVAQFHTALNGMVESQMRKAIVSTANFWYTAWVNAGKPDLDGLDSKELTNRHKKNLKNDLKLWKTGKLFGLESENDF; this is encoded by the coding sequence ATGAAAAATTTTAAATTAAAACAGTCAGTCCTTACTTTTTCAGCAATTGGTGTTGCTTTTATTACTTTGTCTTGGGGTATTTTTGGTCATGAGCATATTAATAATGCAGCAGTTATGGCCTTGCCAAAGCCAATGCAGACTTTTTTTTACAATCACCTAGATTTTATTACCCAGGAATCAACTGTTCCGGATTTGCGTAAATATACTTTACGTGATAAAGCCGAAAATCCACGCCATTTTATGGATTTGGAGAATTTTGGTGACGTAGAATCTATTCCGTTGCCTTTTGAAGAAGCAAAGAAAAAGTACGATGAGAAATTTTTAGCCGATAATGGTATTCTGCCTTGGTATATTCAGGAAGTAATGACCAAATTGACAAAAGCAATGAAAGACAAAAGAAAAACTGAAATTTTGTTTTTGGCTGCTGATTTGGCCCATTACATAGGTGATGCAAACATGCCATTGCATACTTCTGCCAACCATGACGGACAGCTTACCAATCAAAAAGGAATTCATTCTATGTTTGAATCTCGTATTCCGGAAATGTTTGGAAAAAATTATAATTACTATACTGGAGAAGCCAAGTATGTTGATAATGTTGAAAAAGCAACTTGGGATATGCTAAAAGACTCCCACAGTCAAGTAGAGCCTCTTTTATTAATTGATAGAAAACTTCGCGCAACCTTTACTCCAGAGACCCTGTATAACAAGGATGAGAAAGGAAATATTGCCAAAAACAAGTTTGGAGATTTAATATATTCTAAAGAATATGTAGCTCAATTCCATACTGCCTTGAATGGAATGGTGGAGAGCCAGATGAGAAAAGCAATTGTTTCAACGGCTAATTTTTGGTACACTGCTTGGGTCAATGCAGGAAAACCAGATTTGGATGGATTAGATTCTAAAGAATTGACCAATCGCCATAAAAAGAATTTAAAAAATGATTTAAAACTTTGGAAAACCGGAAAACTTTTTGGTTTGGAAAGTGAGAATGATTTTTAA
- a CDS encoding YoaK family protein, with protein MFRHKGRSRTSKHNLRLATLLSFVAGIVNVTGVLSVKTLTTNVTGHFAYFAEEVTKHDYQAAIVFLIYTLFFLAGAFTSNFLAELISKKKQELSHLPSITIEFLILVSLGLLGTHSNFYLLNGKWIAFGLLFAMGIQNALVTKISQSTVRTTHLTGLFTDLGIELSQLFFYKKPEERKTLKTSIYLRLSIISFFFLGCFIGGFIYGYLALQTLLIAAFFLLVALYYDYIRLHFIAIKRKKKTF; from the coding sequence ATGTTTAGACATAAAGGCAGAAGCAGAACTTCTAAACATAATTTACGTCTCGCTACATTATTATCATTTGTAGCTGGTATCGTGAATGTAACGGGGGTTTTGTCCGTAAAAACATTGACTACCAATGTTACTGGACATTTCGCCTATTTTGCCGAAGAAGTAACTAAACACGATTACCAAGCTGCCATTGTATTTTTAATTTATACATTATTCTTTTTGGCGGGAGCATTCACATCCAATTTTCTAGCCGAATTGATTTCCAAAAAGAAACAAGAACTTTCCCATTTACCCTCAATAACAATTGAATTTCTTATTTTGGTTAGTTTGGGCCTTTTGGGCACACATTCAAATTTTTATTTATTGAATGGAAAATGGATTGCCTTCGGTCTTCTTTTTGCTATGGGAATCCAGAACGCTTTAGTGACCAAAATTTCGCAATCAACCGTCAGAACAACACACCTAACGGGACTCTTTACCGATTTAGGAATTGAATTATCACAATTGTTTTTTTATAAAAAACCAGAGGAAAGAAAAACGTTAAAAACCAGTATTTATCTAAGGCTGTCCATTATTTCATTCTTCTTTCTGGGATGTTTTATAGGCGGATTTATTTATGGCTATTTAGCACTTCAAACGCTATTGATTGCAGCTTTTTTTCTATTGGTCGCTCTTTATTATGACTATATTCGATTGCATTTTATCGCTATTAAACGAAAGAAAAAAACATTTTAG
- a CDS encoding YeiH family protein, whose amino-acid sequence MKTNSVSTSNFIRINATMRQIIFVLVLLLCLFPIISPPVALVLGLVIANVSGHPFLHLNHKATNILLQVSVVGLGFGMNVHSAVTAGKEGFFFTVGSIVATITFGTLLGKWFKIQKKTSHLISCGTAICGGSAIAAIAPVIQSDEKQTSVALGVIFILNSIALFVFPLVGHWLNMSQNDFGLWCAIAIHDTSSVVGAANKYGAEALQVATTVKLARALWIIPVALITAVVFKNKKSKVKIPYFIGLFILAMVCNTYFSPVASVAPHLVSIAKTGLTVTLFLIGAGLNSTVLKSVGLLPLLQGVLLWVSIAVGTLLAILYF is encoded by the coding sequence ATGAAAACCAATAGCGTCAGTACATCAAATTTTATCAGAATCAATGCAACGATGCGACAAATCATCTTTGTTTTGGTACTTCTTCTCTGTTTATTCCCAATTATTTCTCCTCCTGTCGCCTTAGTATTAGGTTTGGTTATAGCCAATGTATCGGGACATCCTTTTTTGCACTTAAATCATAAAGCGACCAATATATTACTGCAAGTTTCGGTAGTTGGATTGGGGTTTGGTATGAATGTCCATAGTGCAGTTACTGCAGGAAAGGAAGGTTTCTTTTTTACGGTTGGTTCTATTGTTGCAACTATAACTTTTGGCACTTTATTGGGAAAATGGTTTAAAATTCAGAAGAAAACATCTCATCTTATTTCTTGCGGAACGGCAATTTGTGGTGGAAGCGCCATTGCTGCAATCGCTCCCGTAATTCAATCAGATGAAAAACAGACTTCGGTGGCTTTAGGTGTTATATTCATTCTTAATTCGATTGCATTGTTTGTATTTCCATTGGTGGGACATTGGTTGAATATGTCTCAAAACGATTTTGGTTTGTGGTGTGCTATCGCAATTCACGATACGAGTTCTGTAGTTGGAGCGGCCAATAAGTATGGTGCAGAAGCCTTGCAAGTGGCCACAACAGTGAAATTGGCAAGAGCTTTGTGGATTATTCCCGTGGCCTTGATTACAGCAGTGGTTTTTAAAAATAAAAAGAGCAAAGTAAAGATTCCTTACTTCATCGGATTGTTTATTTTGGCTATGGTTTGCAATACTTATTTTTCTCCCGTTGCGAGCGTAGCTCCACATTTGGTTTCCATTGCAAAAACAGGCCTTACTGTTACTCTATTTTTGATTGGGGCAGGACTGAATAGTACCGTTTTGAAATCCGTTGGATTATTGCCTTTGCTGCAAGGTGTGTTGCTTTGGGTGAGTATTGCTGTTGGGACTTTATTGGCAATATTGTATTTCTAA
- a CDS encoding LysR family transcriptional regulator, translated as MDFRLKVFYTVATRLSFTKAAAELFITQPAISKHIQELEEEYKIKLFERNGSKIALTNAGEVLLKHTKSIFEIYREIDFDMSTFINERKGLLRLGASTTISQYIIPPLLARFHQKLESVKVNLLNGNTEQIENALLNKEIEIGIVEGQSKNQSIKYTQFIRDELVLVCNTNNPLVKRKEIDPADLKSLHFLVREQGSGTLEVIEYALKPFHIKIDQLQIEMQLGSTESIKSYLMNSNCVAFMSIHAVEKELKNKELQIIDVNNLTIERYFYIITLQGKSDSLSELFIKNISSYYNLKL; from the coding sequence ATGGATTTTAGACTAAAAGTATTTTACACTGTAGCTACGCGATTGAGCTTTACCAAAGCCGCTGCCGAATTATTCATCACGCAACCCGCAATTTCCAAGCATATTCAGGAATTGGAAGAGGAATACAAGATCAAACTTTTTGAAAGAAATGGTTCGAAAATAGCACTCACTAACGCTGGAGAAGTGTTATTGAAACATACCAAAAGCATCTTTGAGATTTACAGGGAAATAGACTTTGATATGAGTACGTTTATCAATGAACGTAAAGGCTTGCTGCGATTGGGAGCGAGTACTACGATTTCTCAGTATATTATTCCGCCGCTTTTGGCTCGTTTTCATCAAAAACTGGAATCTGTCAAAGTGAATTTACTTAACGGCAATACGGAGCAAATCGAAAATGCCTTATTAAACAAAGAAATTGAAATTGGAATTGTCGAAGGACAATCCAAAAATCAATCCATAAAATACACTCAATTCATTAGGGATGAACTGGTTTTGGTTTGTAATACCAATAATCCATTGGTTAAAAGAAAAGAAATCGATCCAGCTGATCTTAAATCGTTGCATTTTCTTGTTCGAGAACAAGGTTCTGGAACACTTGAAGTTATTGAATATGCCTTGAAACCTTTCCATATCAAAATTGACCAATTACAGATTGAAATGCAACTAGGAAGCACTGAAAGCATCAAATCCTATTTGATGAATTCGAATTGTGTTGCTTTTATGTCCATACATGCTGTCGAAAAGGAATTGAAAAACAAGGAATTACAAATTATTGACGTAAATAATTTGACAATTGAACGTTATTTTTACATTATTACTTTACAAGGGAAATCGGATTCTCTTTCTGAATTATTCATTAAAAACATTTCAAGTTATTATAATCTAAAGTTATAG
- a CDS encoding DUF86 domain-containing protein, translating to MTEKSKKYISDVLMAIHLIREFTIDIADFNIYDKDKKTQSAVERQLVIIGEALNKLRQVESEIVIENDKQIIGFRNRLVHAYDSIDNSIVWAIINRHLENLKIEIENIED from the coding sequence ATGACGGAAAAGAGCAAAAAGTATATTTCTGATGTCTTAATGGCGATACACTTAATTCGCGAATTTACTATTGATATTGCAGATTTCAATATTTATGATAAAGACAAAAAAACTCAAAGTGCTGTCGAAAGACAATTGGTTATTATTGGGGAGGCTTTAAATAAATTAAGACAGGTTGAATCTGAAATCGTGATTGAAAATGACAAACAAATTATCGGTTTTCGTAATCGTTTAGTTCACGCTTATGACAGTATTGATAATTCCATAGTTTGGGCAATAATAAATCGTCATTTAGAAAATTTAAAAATTGAAATAGAAAATATAGAAGATTAG
- a CDS encoding nucleotidyltransferase family protein — protein sequence MKESIQMKLAEFLALCKSHNVKNIYAFGSAVTENFNDESSDIDLLIEIDNEDPIERGENLMDIWDKLEEFFQRKVDLLTNSSIKNPILRKNIDTTKNLLYDGKEQKVYF from the coding sequence ATGAAAGAGTCCATACAAATGAAGTTAGCTGAATTTTTAGCATTATGCAAAAGTCATAATGTTAAGAATATTTATGCTTTTGGTTCTGCTGTGACTGAAAATTTCAATGATGAATCGAGTGATATTGATTTATTAATCGAAATTGATAACGAAGATCCAATTGAGCGTGGAGAAAACTTAATGGATATTTGGGATAAACTCGAAGAATTTTTTCAAAGAAAAGTTGATTTATTGACTAATTCATCCATTAAAAATCCTATTCTTAGAAAAAATATAGACACCACAAAAAATTTACTTTATGACGGAAAAGAGCAAAAAGTATATTTCTGA